The proteins below are encoded in one region of Akkermansiaceae bacterium:
- a CDS encoding histone deacetylase, which produces MTTAANKTGILYDAGFLRHDTGPMHPESAERYEVLMTAMARLDTGKMPLLRLSGRKAQIGDVLLCHEAWYHDVVRMDADHFAEVLRTGDTAICHDSYDVALEAVGASIAAVDAVCDGVVKNAFVAVRPPGHHASQGCGMGFCIFNNVAIAARHLQKRRDVERIAILDWDVHHGNGTQDIFYDDGTVFFASSHEDNLYPHTGAVEETGEGFGAHTTLNLPVPEGSGGGVILPLWRETIGDALRAFQPDFILLSAGFDARVGDPVGMLNLTDGDFVELTRMVCGWADEMCRGRVVSVLEGGYHPEGLASAVVAHIGELASH; this is translated from the coding sequence ATGACAACAGCTGCCAACAAGACAGGTATCCTCTATGATGCGGGTTTCCTCAGACATGACACCGGACCAATGCATCCGGAGAGTGCGGAGCGTTATGAGGTATTGATGACGGCGATGGCCAGGTTGGATACGGGTAAAATGCCACTCCTTCGCTTGTCGGGTAGGAAGGCGCAGATCGGGGATGTGCTGCTTTGCCATGAGGCGTGGTATCACGATGTTGTTAGGATGGATGCGGATCACTTTGCCGAGGTGCTTCGCACGGGTGACACGGCGATTTGCCACGACTCGTATGATGTGGCCTTGGAGGCGGTTGGCGCATCGATTGCGGCGGTGGATGCCGTGTGTGATGGCGTGGTGAAAAATGCCTTTGTTGCCGTCCGCCCACCCGGACACCATGCGTCCCAAGGTTGTGGTATGGGGTTTTGTATTTTTAACAATGTGGCGATCGCAGCGCGGCATTTGCAAAAACGGCGCGATGTTGAGCGCATCGCGATCCTCGACTGGGATGTGCATCACGGCAATGGGACCCAGGATATTTTTTACGATGACGGCACCGTGTTTTTTGCGTCGAGCCATGAGGACAACCTCTACCCGCACACCGGAGCCGTGGAGGAAACCGGCGAGGGCTTCGGTGCGCACACCACCTTGAATCTACCCGTGCCCGAGGGCTCGGGTGGAGGTGTCATCCTGCCCCTGTGGCGCGAAACCATCGGTGACGCCCTGCGTGCGTTCCAGCCCGACTTCATCCTCCTTTCCGCCGGGTTTGACGCGCGGGTGGGTGATCCCGTGGGAATGTTGAATCTAACGGATGGCGATTTTGTAGAGCTCACCCGGATGGTGTGTGGCTGGGCGGATGAGATGTGCCGCGGACGTGTCGTGTCCGTGTTAGAGGGTGGTTATCATCCGGAGGGGCTGGCCAGTGCCGTGGTGGCGCACATCGGCGAATTGGCAAGCCATTGA
- a CDS encoding YcxB family protein: protein MRGIPTEYFQLKTDYSNIKATMVFDERSHLGAFRLHMWHRYRIWLMLRTFLSVALILAGLVILISQGPQPMSILMLMVGTFALLRPLIWKIMHGRNLRQLPGYGQSVVYTFTPEGIEIDGEDRHARVKWSGLFEAVTTRHGLLLYHGKKSYTWVPLEAFDSPEDFAQVSDWARGS from the coding sequence ATGCGCGGGATTCCAACTGAATACTTCCAACTGAAAACTGACTACTCCAACATCAAAGCCACAATGGTTTTTGATGAAAGGTCCCACCTCGGGGCCTTTCGTTTACACATGTGGCACCGTTACCGGATCTGGCTGATGCTGCGCACCTTCCTGAGTGTTGCCCTGATCCTGGCTGGTCTGGTCATCCTGATCAGCCAGGGGCCGCAGCCGATGAGTATCCTGATGCTGATGGTCGGCACCTTTGCGCTGCTCAGGCCACTGATCTGGAAAATCATGCACGGCCGGAACCTGCGGCAACTGCCGGGCTACGGGCAGTCGGTCGTCTACACCTTTACTCCCGAGGGTATTGAAATCGACGGGGAGGACCGACACGCCAGGGTCAAGTGGTCCGGCCTGTTTGAGGCGGTCACCACCAGACACGGCCTGCTCCTCTACCACGGCAAAAAATCCTACACCTGGGTGCCCCTGGAGGCTTTTGACTCACCGGAGGACTTCGCCCAAGTCTCGGATTGGGCAAGGGGCAGTTAG
- a CDS encoding ROK family protein, which translates to MITTHAKITPVLDPEFVPAVLWNRAFEEKAATDPGAHDVEIALGRLDGTVFRRSVRVLTHEGENVALNIKYVERLVKFMLWAQGGSRIYIAGNDAIAAAISGMYSENGSRKFDWDIVGKGMFGEYIKVIATTPEEIPAENSPAAPLGRHLEGNRIGFDLGGSDRKCAAVINGEVVFSEEVPWDPYFQEDPSYQREGIIHSLKLAAAHLPSVDAIGGSSAGVYINNEVRIASLFRGIKDKEVFQNTVVPMFKDIMAAEYPGVPFDVINDGEVTALAGSISLDTNAVLGVAMGTSEAVGYVDPQGNVTVQINELAFAPIDYRENAPVDEWSGDEGCGVQFFCQQGVARLAPAAGFDFGDMPFPEQLIEVQKAMAEGDERAARIYQTIGTCFGYAIAHYADFYEIGTLIIMGRATSGPGGQIMIDAAKEVLNAEFPALAKQINITQPDEKMKRHGQAVAAASLPAIV; encoded by the coding sequence ATGATCACTACCCATGCTAAAATCACACCGGTTCTCGATCCCGAATTCGTTCCAGCGGTTCTTTGGAACAGGGCATTTGAGGAAAAAGCAGCTACCGACCCAGGGGCACATGACGTTGAAATCGCACTGGGCCGCCTGGACGGCACCGTTTTCCGCCGCTCCGTCCGCGTCCTCACCCACGAGGGGGAAAACGTTGCGCTCAACATCAAGTATGTCGAACGCCTGGTCAAATTCATGCTCTGGGCCCAGGGGGGGAGTCGGATTTACATCGCCGGCAACGATGCCATCGCGGCGGCTATCTCCGGCATGTATTCTGAAAACGGCAGTCGTAAGTTCGATTGGGACATCGTGGGCAAAGGTATGTTTGGCGAGTATATCAAGGTCATTGCCACCACGCCGGAGGAGATACCTGCTGAAAACAGCCCGGCTGCCCCGCTTGGCCGTCACCTTGAAGGCAACCGCATCGGGTTCGATCTTGGCGGGTCTGATAGAAAATGCGCTGCCGTGATCAACGGCGAGGTCGTCTTCTCCGAGGAGGTGCCGTGGGACCCCTACTTTCAGGAAGACCCCAGCTATCAGCGTGAAGGCATCATCCACTCGCTGAAACTCGCCGCCGCGCACCTGCCCAGTGTCGATGCCATCGGTGGTTCGTCCGCCGGGGTGTATATCAACAACGAGGTCCGTATTGCCTCCCTCTTCCGGGGGATCAAGGATAAGGAGGTTTTCCAGAACACGGTGGTTCCGATGTTCAAGGACATCATGGCGGCGGAATACCCCGGGGTGCCTTTCGACGTCATCAATGATGGCGAGGTCACCGCACTGGCCGGCTCCATCAGCCTGGACACCAATGCCGTGTTAGGCGTCGCCATGGGAACGTCCGAAGCCGTCGGCTACGTCGACCCCCAGGGCAACGTCACCGTGCAGATCAACGAACTCGCCTTTGCCCCCATCGACTACCGTGAAAACGCTCCCGTCGACGAGTGGTCGGGCGATGAAGGCTGCGGTGTACAGTTTTTCTGTCAGCAAGGAGTCGCCCGCCTTGCCCCCGCCGCCGGATTCGACTTCGGTGACATGCCCTTCCCCGAGCAGCTGATCGAAGTCCAGAAAGCCATGGCTGAAGGTGACGAGCGCGCTGCCAGGATCTATCAGACGATCGGCACCTGTTTCGGATATGCCATCGCCCACTACGCCGACTTCTACGAAATCGGCACACTCATCATCATGGGGCGCGCCACCTCCGGCCCTGGTGGGCAGATCATGATCGATGCAGCCAAAGAGGTGCTCAACGCTGAGTTCCCAGCCCTGGCGAAACAAATCAACATCACCCAGCCGGATGAAAAGATGAAGCGTCACGGCCAGGCTGTTGCCGCAGCATCACTTCCGGCCATTGTATAG
- a CDS encoding ferrous iron transport protein A, with translation MISDIASDLKADSAMTLSKASAGCQLRIRQLDGGECQRLREIGFCEEMEICKLSDGRNMICSVCGTRLALSRKLGDQVLVEMV, from the coding sequence ATGATATCAGACATCGCCAGCGACCTTAAAGCAGACAGCGCCATGACCTTGAGCAAGGCGAGCGCCGGCTGTCAGTTACGCATCCGCCAGCTTGATGGCGGCGAGTGCCAGAGGCTACGGGAAATCGGCTTCTGTGAGGAAATGGAAATCTGTAAACTCTCCGACGGCCGCAACATGATTTGTTCTGTCTGCGGAACCCGTCTCGCCCTCAGCCGCAAGCTGGGTGACCAGGTTCTGGTGGAAATGGTATAA
- a CDS encoding acetate kinase has product MRILVLNSGSSSLRFALFENGDTSPIASGLGECLNTPDANLKLKLPEAGLTLPVPGSNHEQALKSAVTILKEHGALDSDPDAIGHRIVHGGEYFSAPSRITPEVVRLVESCNHLAPLHNPSGVLGIKVAQQLFPQTPQVAVFDTSFHQTLPEHAYLYAIPMSYYRDHGLRRYGFHGSSHSYVSQTAANQLGFPLKKSRLISAHLGNGCSATAILDGRSVDTTMGLTPLEGLVMGTRSGDIDPGLVIFLSEQLHMTTPEISNLLNKQSGLLGLSDISNDMRELREEADDGCEEAALAIGIFCYRAAKSLAALTVSLGGLDTLVFTGGIGENDPRTRQQIIAHLHYLGIQIDTKRNDCHGHQSNGIITTDDSPVTAVVIPTNEELMIARLTKSTLTPDP; this is encoded by the coding sequence ATGCGCATCCTCGTTCTCAACAGTGGTTCATCCTCACTTCGTTTCGCCCTTTTCGAAAATGGCGACACCTCCCCCATCGCCTCCGGCCTGGGCGAGTGCCTGAATACGCCCGATGCCAACCTCAAGCTCAAGCTCCCCGAGGCGGGCCTTACTTTGCCGGTGCCCGGCTCCAACCACGAGCAAGCCCTCAAGTCCGCCGTCACCATCCTCAAGGAACACGGCGCGTTGGACTCCGACCCCGATGCCATTGGCCACCGCATCGTGCATGGAGGTGAATACTTCTCCGCCCCGTCCAGGATCACACCCGAGGTGGTCCGACTGGTAGAATCCTGTAATCACCTCGCCCCACTGCACAACCCCAGCGGCGTGCTCGGCATCAAGGTGGCCCAACAACTCTTCCCGCAGACCCCACAAGTCGCCGTTTTCGACACGTCATTCCATCAGACACTCCCCGAACATGCCTATCTGTATGCCATCCCCATGTCATACTACCGGGATCATGGTCTCAGACGGTACGGCTTCCACGGCAGTAGCCACAGCTACGTTTCCCAAACGGCGGCAAACCAGCTTGGTTTTCCCTTGAAAAAATCACGTCTCATCAGCGCGCACCTCGGTAATGGCTGCTCGGCCACCGCCATCCTGGACGGACGCAGTGTCGATACCACCATGGGCCTCACTCCGCTCGAAGGCCTGGTGATGGGAACACGCTCCGGCGACATCGACCCCGGACTCGTCATTTTCCTTTCCGAGCAACTGCACATGACCACTCCGGAAATATCCAACCTGCTCAACAAACAATCCGGTTTGCTCGGACTCAGTGATATATCCAATGACATGCGGGAACTCCGCGAGGAAGCAGACGACGGGTGCGAGGAGGCGGCCCTGGCGATCGGGATTTTCTGCTATCGCGCCGCCAAATCCCTGGCAGCTCTCACCGTCTCGCTCGGAGGTCTCGACACCCTGGTCTTCACCGGCGGAATCGGTGAAAACGACCCACGCACACGTCAACAGATCATTGCCCACCTGCACTATCTTGGAATCCAAATTGACACGAAACGCAATGACTGCCACGGCCACCAAAGCAACGGCATCATTACCACCGATGACAGCCCGGTCACAGCCGTCGTCATCCCCACCAACGAAGAGCTGATGATCGCCCGGCTCACCAAAAGCACCCTGACCCCTGACCCCTGA
- the pta gene encoding phosphate acetyltransferase produces the protein MHTFLIVPTSDHAGLTSASIGLVRALDRMGLRVGFFKPISQSYHERSKDLSTAYIRCITALDPPEPISMDKTETLLASGETENLLEHITENYQQAARNADVVIVEGLQASSKNQFLNSLNPRIAHALNAEVIFVSSAKGSSSSKVCKKINRRLESACQAFGGINSERIIGVLINQGSSECSVTAKSLAQDCPVLVNQKIKLIGFIPYKESLRYLRTSDLVAPLHTTTLNEGEINTRRVTGIHLCARDIAHITHVFHAGSLVVTPSDRSDIIISAAYAALNGIQLAGLVLTGGTDPEPDVLEFCQAGFASGLPVLTAKTSSFETAQALSSLNPETPPDDTERLEHLVDHVARNVDTKWLKQHCTTPNKPRLSPPAFRHQISKLARLNPQRIVLPEGEEPRTLEAAAICMQRGIAIPILLGNRETIKAVATHNGITLPDDLAVIDPLDCQGRYIAPLMEIRKHKNLTEEQAVSLLENNITLGTMMLANDEVDGLVSGAIHSTADTIRPALQLIRTAPDATGVSSVFFMCLPDQVLVYGDCAVNLDPDAAQLADIAIQSSNTATAFGIEPRVAMISYSTHDSGSGANVEKVRAATAKVRELRPDILVDGPLQYDAASNAGVARTKAPDSKIKGDATVFIFPDLNTGNTTYKAVQRAGNVISMGPVLQGLRKPVNDLSRGASVEDIVFTIAITCIQAQQLHQQA, from the coding sequence ATGCACACCTTCCTCATCGTCCCTACATCCGATCACGCCGGCCTCACCTCGGCATCCATCGGGCTTGTCCGGGCGCTTGACCGTATGGGGCTGCGCGTCGGTTTTTTCAAACCCATCAGCCAGTCCTACCACGAGCGAAGCAAGGATCTCTCGACCGCCTATATCCGCTGCATCACCGCACTCGATCCACCCGAGCCGATCTCAATGGACAAGACGGAAACCCTGCTGGCATCCGGGGAGACTGAAAACCTGCTCGAACACATCACCGAGAACTACCAGCAAGCAGCCAGGAATGCCGATGTCGTGATCGTCGAGGGGCTGCAAGCATCGTCAAAAAACCAGTTCCTCAACTCACTCAACCCGCGTATCGCCCACGCGCTCAATGCCGAGGTCATTTTCGTATCCTCCGCCAAAGGATCAAGTTCCTCCAAGGTCTGCAAAAAAATCAACCGTCGCTTGGAGTCCGCCTGCCAGGCATTCGGGGGGATCAACAGCGAACGCATCATCGGCGTCCTCATCAACCAGGGCAGCAGCGAGTGCTCCGTCACGGCCAAGTCCCTCGCCCAGGATTGCCCTGTGCTGGTGAACCAGAAAATCAAACTCATCGGCTTCATTCCCTACAAAGAAAGCCTCAGGTACCTGCGCACCAGTGATCTCGTCGCCCCGCTCCACACCACCACCCTGAACGAGGGCGAGATCAACACCCGCCGCGTCACCGGGATCCACCTGTGCGCCCGCGATATTGCCCACATCACCCACGTCTTTCATGCGGGCTCGCTGGTCGTGACCCCGTCAGACCGCTCGGACATTATCATCAGCGCAGCTTATGCCGCACTGAACGGCATCCAGCTCGCCGGCCTGGTGCTCACCGGGGGCACCGATCCGGAACCGGACGTACTCGAGTTCTGCCAGGCGGGTTTTGCCTCGGGGCTGCCGGTGCTGACAGCAAAAACATCATCCTTTGAAACCGCCCAGGCTCTGTCGTCACTCAATCCGGAAACCCCTCCCGATGACACCGAGCGACTGGAACACCTCGTCGACCACGTTGCCCGCAATGTCGATACCAAGTGGCTCAAACAGCATTGCACCACTCCTAACAAACCCCGGCTCTCCCCGCCGGCATTCCGACATCAGATTTCCAAGCTTGCCCGTCTGAACCCGCAACGGATCGTGCTGCCCGAAGGTGAGGAACCCCGCACGCTGGAGGCGGCCGCAATCTGTATGCAACGTGGTATCGCCATCCCTATTTTGTTAGGAAACAGGGAAACCATCAAGGCTGTCGCCACCCACAATGGCATCACTCTTCCTGACGACCTCGCCGTCATCGATCCACTCGACTGCCAAGGCCGGTACATCGCGCCCTTGATGGAAATCAGGAAACACAAGAACCTTACCGAGGAGCAGGCGGTGAGTCTGCTGGAAAACAACATCACACTCGGCACCATGATGCTGGCCAATGACGAGGTCGACGGCCTGGTCTCTGGCGCCATCCACTCCACCGCCGACACCATCCGCCCCGCACTCCAGCTCATCCGCACCGCGCCTGACGCCACCGGTGTTTCCTCCGTCTTTTTCATGTGCCTCCCCGACCAGGTGCTGGTTTACGGCGACTGCGCTGTCAACCTCGACCCCGATGCGGCCCAGCTTGCTGACATCGCCATCCAGTCGAGCAACACCGCTACAGCCTTTGGTATTGAGCCGCGCGTGGCGATGATTTCCTATTCCACCCACGACTCCGGCAGCGGTGCCAATGTGGAGAAAGTCCGCGCCGCCACTGCCAAGGTGCGCGAGCTGCGACCGGACATCCTGGTCGACGGCCCGCTGCAGTATGATGCCGCCAGCAATGCCGGTGTGGCCAGAACCAAGGCGCCTGACAGCAAAATAAAGGGGGATGCCACCGTCTTCATTTTCCCCGATCTCAATACCGGCAACACAACCTACAAAGCCGTGCAACGCGCCGGCAACGTGATTTCCATGGGCCCCGTTCTTCAAGGGCTGCGCAAACCGGTCAATGACCTCTCACGCGGTGCCTCGGTCGAAGACATCGTCTTCACCATCGCCATCACCTGTATCCAGGCGCAGCAGCTCCACCAACAAGCGTAA
- a CDS encoding nitroreductase family protein, protein MSDAPGETRPLCFQRMSGGEMQSMARGFYEEIRQRRSVRDFSPDPVPEGVLVDCILAAGTAPSGANLQPWHFAVVTDTGVKKQIRDAAEAEEREFYGGRATEQWLDVLGHLGTDASKPFLETAPALIAIFQKSRTVDHRGVESRTYYPKESVGIATGFLIAALHRAGLATLTHTPSPMKFLNEILGRPADEKPFLLLVVGFPAAHCKVPVIGKKPLTDIASFH, encoded by the coding sequence ATGAGTGACGCGCCGGGTGAGACCAGACCGCTTTGTTTTCAACGTATGTCCGGGGGGGAGATGCAGAGCATGGCCCGTGGATTTTACGAGGAGATCCGTCAACGGAGATCGGTGCGCGACTTTTCGCCCGACCCGGTTCCAGAGGGGGTCCTGGTCGATTGTATCCTGGCCGCGGGCACGGCTCCGAGCGGAGCCAACCTGCAACCTTGGCACTTTGCGGTGGTGACGGATACGGGGGTGAAAAAACAGATCCGTGACGCGGCCGAGGCAGAGGAGCGCGAGTTTTACGGGGGCCGGGCAACGGAGCAGTGGCTGGATGTCCTGGGCCACCTTGGCACCGATGCCAGCAAGCCATTTCTGGAAACAGCACCGGCCCTGATCGCCATTTTCCAGAAATCCAGAACGGTTGATCACCGGGGGGTGGAATCCAGAACCTACTATCCCAAGGAGTCGGTGGGGATTGCCACGGGTTTTTTAATCGCCGCGCTGCACCGCGCTGGTTTGGCGACACTGACCCATACGCCGAGTCCGATGAAGTTTCTGAACGAAATACTGGGGAGGCCTGCCGATGAGAAACCGTTTCTTCTCTTGGTGGTAGGGTTTCCCGCAGCTCATTGTAAAGTGCCAGTGATCGGCAAAAAGCCACTGACGGACATTGCCAGTTTCCACTGA
- a CDS encoding DEAD/DEAH box helicase family protein, giving the protein MSLRSKIKPGQRWISETEPELGVGIMLNVEFKRVEVMFPAANELRQYALDSAPLRRVALKAGETLETHEGDVMEVDEVLERDGLLVYLCGKREVDEAGLSDTMSFSKPEDRLLGGNIDDLHTYDLRVEALRKQCEVMKSPARGFVGGRVDLIPHQMYIAGEVASRLAPRVLLADEVGLGKTIEACLIMHRLHLTGRADRVLIVLPEPLLHQWFVELLRRFNLLFSLFDEERCESIEHGGEGEDNPFLDSQLVLCSIDFLAGSETRSRQVIDAGWDLLIVDEAHHLEWSATAPSPAYQVVEALARQTEGLLLLTATPRQLGPEGHFARLRLLDPDRYVDMEAFQEEADHYEEVADAVGRLQSGEVLSAEDRALFTAQSERVHDHCLALDGGDESAREPLVRELLDTFGTGRVMFRNTREALTGFPERRASLVGLDSAEEKITWLVELLKELGEAKVLLICRTRELAEEIPEQLKHIININCGHFHEGMTLLQRDRSAAYFAEEEGARILVCSEIGSEGRNFQFAHHLVLYDLPDDPELLEQRIGRLDRIGQTETINIHVPYVKGSHEEVLARWYHEGLNAFEHSLHGATEIMRELGGKPPHRGMHEPALHAFIDISKACRQRVTQRLERGYDRLLELNSSRPEVAREKIDLIEKMDSDKESEAFLLRLWDHFGLHIDELVDRSYLLLPGHLITDAFPTLPDDGLNVTFDRTRALSREDTTFMSWDHPVARTALELLLTSEAGNASFGVWEGAPTKGILLETYSVVECIAPAALHSDRFLPVTPIRVQVDHTGEDRTDDYQLNGDQLRTGNVHKLLAQEKFRRVMLPMMLDACREIATGLMQSVIDQALAESDAKLGWEIDRLVALGEINDHVSEEEICALRSQRDALHTAIAKSRLRLDSVRVIFCQP; this is encoded by the coding sequence ATGTCCCTACGTTCCAAAATAAAACCCGGCCAGCGATGGATCAGTGAAACCGAACCCGAGCTGGGGGTCGGCATCATGCTCAATGTTGAGTTTAAACGTGTCGAAGTCATGTTTCCGGCCGCCAATGAGCTCCGCCAGTATGCCCTCGACAGTGCTCCGCTGCGTAGGGTGGCCTTGAAGGCCGGGGAGACGTTGGAAACCCATGAGGGTGATGTGATGGAAGTCGACGAGGTGTTGGAGCGTGATGGGCTGTTAGTCTACCTCTGTGGTAAACGCGAGGTGGATGAGGCCGGGCTGTCCGATACCATGAGCTTCAGTAAACCGGAGGACCGATTGCTGGGCGGGAATATCGATGACCTGCACACCTATGACCTGCGCGTCGAGGCCCTGCGGAAACAGTGCGAGGTGATGAAGTCACCCGCGCGTGGCTTTGTCGGCGGTCGGGTCGATCTGATCCCCCACCAGATGTACATCGCCGGGGAGGTGGCATCGCGGCTCGCTCCACGGGTTCTGTTAGCTGATGAAGTGGGCCTTGGGAAAACCATCGAGGCCTGCCTGATCATGCACCGACTGCACCTCACGGGACGTGCCGACCGGGTTCTGATCGTCCTTCCCGAGCCATTGCTGCACCAGTGGTTTGTGGAATTGCTGCGCCGGTTTAACCTGCTGTTCAGCCTGTTCGACGAGGAGCGTTGTGAATCGATCGAACATGGTGGGGAAGGGGAGGATAATCCGTTTCTCGATAGCCAGCTTGTCCTCTGCAGCATTGATTTTCTCGCGGGTAGCGAAACCAGGTCCAGGCAAGTCATCGACGCAGGCTGGGACCTGCTCATCGTGGATGAAGCGCACCACCTGGAATGGAGTGCCACGGCACCCAGCCCGGCCTATCAAGTGGTGGAGGCGCTGGCCCGGCAGACCGAAGGTTTGTTGTTGCTCACCGCCACGCCACGCCAGCTGGGGCCCGAGGGGCACTTTGCCCGGTTGCGATTGTTGGATCCCGACCGCTATGTCGATATGGAGGCGTTTCAAGAAGAGGCCGACCACTACGAGGAGGTGGCGGATGCGGTCGGGCGGCTTCAGTCCGGTGAGGTGCTCAGCGCGGAAGACCGGGCGCTGTTCACCGCGCAGTCCGAGCGTGTCCACGACCACTGCCTGGCGCTTGACGGGGGTGACGAATCGGCCCGCGAACCGCTGGTGCGTGAACTGCTGGATACCTTTGGCACCGGACGCGTGATGTTCCGCAATACCCGCGAAGCGTTGACCGGGTTCCCCGAACGACGTGCCTCATTGGTCGGCCTGGACTCCGCGGAGGAAAAAATCACCTGGTTGGTGGAGTTACTCAAGGAGCTGGGTGAGGCGAAGGTGTTGCTGATCTGCCGCACCCGTGAACTGGCGGAAGAAATCCCTGAGCAACTGAAACATATCATCAATATCAATTGCGGCCATTTTCATGAGGGGATGACCTTGCTGCAGCGCGACCGGTCGGCCGCCTACTTCGCCGAGGAAGAGGGAGCCAGGATCCTGGTCTGTTCTGAAATTGGTAGCGAAGGGCGGAACTTCCAGTTTGCCCACCACCTGGTTCTTTACGACCTTCCCGATGATCCGGAGTTGTTAGAACAGCGGATTGGCAGGCTTGACCGGATTGGCCAGACGGAAACCATCAACATCCATGTACCCTACGTCAAAGGGAGCCACGAAGAGGTTCTTGCCCGTTGGTATCACGAGGGTTTGAATGCCTTTGAGCACAGTTTGCATGGTGCCACGGAGATCATGCGTGAGCTCGGTGGCAAGCCGCCGCATCGGGGCATGCACGAGCCGGCCTTACATGCCTTTATCGATATCTCCAAGGCCTGCCGGCAGAGGGTCACGCAAAGGCTGGAGCGTGGTTACGACCGGCTTCTGGAGCTGAACTCAAGTAGGCCCGAGGTCGCGCGGGAAAAAATCGACCTGATTGAAAAAATGGACTCCGACAAGGAATCCGAGGCGTTTTTGCTCCGGCTCTGGGACCACTTCGGCCTGCACATCGACGAGCTGGTGGACCGGTCCTATTTACTGCTCCCTGGGCACCTTATCACCGATGCTTTTCCAACCCTTCCCGACGACGGGCTGAACGTGACCTTCGACCGGACACGCGCCTTGTCGCGTGAAGACACCACCTTTATGAGCTGGGACCACCCGGTGGCGAGAACGGCGCTGGAGCTGCTGCTGACATCCGAGGCCGGCAATGCCTCGTTTGGCGTCTGGGAAGGCGCGCCTACAAAGGGAATTCTACTGGAAACCTACAGCGTGGTCGAGTGCATAGCACCCGCAGCGCTGCACAGCGACCGTTTTCTGCCCGTGACTCCCATCAGGGTGCAGGTCGACCACACGGGGGAAGACCGGACTGACGATTACCAACTCAACGGCGACCAGCTACGGACGGGGAATGTGCACAAGTTACTTGCGCAGGAAAAATTCCGTCGCGTGATGCTACCGATGATGCTCGATGCATGCCGGGAAATCGCTACCGGGTTGATGCAGTCGGTGATCGACCAGGCCCTGGCAGAATCCGATGCCAAACTGGGTTGGGAAATTGACCGCCTGGTGGCACTGGGCGAGATCAACGACCATGTGAGTGAGGAGGAGATTTGCGCCCTGCGAAGCCAGCGCGACGCCTTGCATACCGCCATTGCCAAATCCCGCCTCCGCCTCGACTCCGTGCGGGTGATTTTCTGTCAGCCATAA
- a CDS encoding acyltransferase has protein sequence MPREKTRLANLDALRILAALGVCLYHFNWYDDSAVSWLFTFGYLGVNVFFCISGYITPLVLVWSKFSYRDSGRFLVSRFFRLYPAFAMIALLEIIFYACGNPLFGYGQHLEDITWSRTLANYLLYADFVGERWYVPVFWTLGVEAQFVVAILMCFPLLVHPKPAVRIGVVLLWALAPLTVDKGPTILSYTALYAMGMAVFLKQHKSLSVWVLGVLLACAFYGHYTAVSTRAAWTALGTALIVAYLPQLTVKWTEKLKIDYLGKLSYSFFLIHITLGGAVLTHTKHFPATWLYQLPAVILATAFSAFAAALFHRWIENPCHNYARSLKSKKV, from the coding sequence ATGCCTCGGGAAAAAACAAGATTGGCCAACCTCGATGCACTCAGGATCCTGGCGGCGTTGGGGGTTTGCCTGTATCATTTCAATTGGTACGACGACAGCGCGGTCAGCTGGTTGTTTACCTTCGGCTACCTCGGGGTGAATGTTTTTTTCTGCATCTCGGGATACATCACCCCCCTGGTCCTGGTGTGGTCGAAGTTTAGCTACCGGGACTCGGGCCGGTTTCTGGTGAGTCGTTTTTTCCGTCTGTATCCGGCATTCGCGATGATCGCTCTGCTGGAAATCATATTCTACGCCTGTGGCAACCCACTGTTTGGTTACGGCCAGCATCTCGAGGATATCACCTGGTCGAGGACACTGGCGAACTATTTGCTGTATGCCGATTTCGTCGGGGAAAGGTGGTATGTGCCCGTGTTCTGGACACTTGGCGTGGAGGCCCAGTTTGTGGTGGCGATCCTGATGTGTTTCCCGCTGTTGGTGCATCCCAAACCGGCTGTGCGGATTGGTGTGGTATTGCTGTGGGCCCTGGCACCTCTAACGGTCGACAAGGGTCCGACAATTCTCAGTTACACGGCATTGTATGCCATGGGAATGGCGGTCTTTTTGAAACAACACAAATCGTTGTCGGTCTGGGTGTTAGGTGTCTTGTTAGCCTGTGCCTTTTATGGCCACTATACGGCGGTTAGCACCAGGGCCGCGTGGACGGCGCTGGGCACGGCATTGATCGTGGCCTATCTCCCGCAACTGACCGTCAAGTGGACGGAGAAATTGAAAATCGATTACCTGGGAAAATTGTCGTACTCGTTTTTCCTCATCCACATCACCTTGGGTGGGGCGGTGTTGACACATACCAAGCACTTTCCGGCCACCTGGCTGTATCAACTTCCGGCGGTGATCCTGGCGACTGCCTTTTCCGCTTTTGCCGCCGCCCTGTTCCATCGCTGGATTGAAAACCCGTGCCACAACTACGCGCGGAGCCTGAAGTCGAAGAAAGTCTAA